The Ralstonia pickettii DTP0602 genome segment ACAAGCCCACGCGCAACGCCACCCCGCAGACCTCCGACGATCCGCTCGATACCTGGGCCAATCTGGCCTGGAACTGCTTTGGTGCCGCCGAGCCGGCCTTCGTGCCGCGCGCGCCCGCGCCGGTTTTTCCCCGCCCGGATACGGCCGAATTCAGCCAGCATCCGTGGGGCGTCACGTCGGCGCAGATGGCCTACGCCCTGTTCCAGAATCCGGTGATGGTAGCCGTCCACGCAGGTGAAATGCTGGAGCTGACGCATGCCTGAGTTCAACGAACAGCTCGAAGCCATCGCCGTGGTGCGCACAAACTGCCGCCGGCATGAAGACGACCTTTACACAGCGCGCATCGGCCTCGCCGGCGTCAGGAAGCAGATACGGCGGGCGGAGCAGGGGCAAACGAGCGCGCAGCCGGATGGGGATGGTGATGCGGCGATACTGCGGGCGCAGGTGGCGGAAACCCAGGCACGCCTCGCGGCAACACGGGAAGCGGTGCGCAAGACCGAAGCCTGGCTCGCGCGCCTGCGCGAGCAGGAACGGCTGGTGGCGCACCTGGAGCAGCATATCGCCGCGGCTGGCCGCAGGTCTGCCAGCCTGCGCGAACAGCTGGAAGCGTCGAACCGGCGCGCGCCGCCCGACAAGGAAGAGATCGCCGGGCTGGAAACGGAACTCGCGCGGATCGGGCACACCGGCGACAATCTCCGGGCGAGCCTGTCCGCAGCGAGCGACCAACTGGGCCGCCTGCGCCAGCAGGAGGACGAGCACCAGGTCAGGCTCACGGCCGGAAGGGCCGACATGGAGGCGCAGCGGCAATCCCTGGCTGGAGCGCAGGGCCGGCTTGCCGAACTGCTGCAGCCCGCCTTTGCGGACCTGGAGACCCTGAAGGCGAGAGAGCGCGAGCTGCAATCCGCCATCGCGCAGGCCAGCGGCAGCCTGGGCCGCTGCAAGGCGGAACTGGGCGGCCTGGTCGGCGGCCTGTACACGGACCCGCATCCCCGCAAGGCGCTGGCCCGCCTTGATGACGGGACGCCGTTCCTGCTGTTCCCGGTGCGCATCGAGTCGATCTTCGTGCCGACAGGACGCGGTACCGAGCTATGGGTCCGAATCTATCCGGACGACATCGTCGTGCACACGCACGAGGCCACGCTGACCGATACCGAGGTGGCGGCGGGCGAGCTGTATTGGGTCGAGCTGGTCGCTGCCGAGCACCTGCGCGACGAACGCGACCGGCGCCGTCAGGCAGCGTGGCGGCATGTCGTGCAACTCCTCGGCGGCTCGCGCGCGGCCTGGGTGGCCCGGCAGACGCGTCCGCTGGACTGGTCCGCGCTGGCGGCCGGGGGCGCCACGCAGAACCTGGTCGCCTTCCTGCTGGCCGCGCAGGCGGATTTCTTCGATGGCCTGCTCGCGCTGCCGCTGCCGGGGGCGGTGCGCCTGGCACTGCAGCAGGCCGTGGCCGAGGAAGATGGCGATGCCTTCATCAGGCTGGTGGAGGCGCAGAAGTGGGGCGAGCGGGTGAACGAAGCCGTGCGCACGCAGATTGCCGCCTTCCCCGAACACGACCTGACCAAGACCGATGCCTGGACACGCGCGCCCCGTACCCGCGTGCTGCCGGACCGCTTCGTCTTGCTGCTCTATGGCAGCGAGACGGGGGCGCCGCGCGAGGTTCCCGGCGCGCTGGTGCCGGACACGCTGACGTTGGGCCCCGATCCGCTTGACGCCAAGGCAGCGTTCAAGGATCCCGACGGTGCGCTGACGTTTGGCGGCGAGTTCGACTGGATGTCGGACTTCGACAAGGCGGTCGAACAGGGCATGGCGTTTCGCGTGCCGCTGTCGGCGGAGGAGGCGAGCAATGGCTTTGCCCGGATCTGCGTGCTGGGCGTGATGCTGTCGGCCAGTGCGGCCGACGGCGCGGCGATGCTGGAGGAGCTGATCGCCAACCACCAGTTCAGCCCCAAGGGATTCAGCCTGGTAGCGCAAGGCACGCCGACCAACAACACCGAGCGCGACGGCAGCGGCTATTCCGACAACGATCCCTACGACGACCTGGCCTTTTTTACTGAGGCCGGCCCGCCGGCCTTCGACCCGGCGCACGCCGATCCGCGCAAGCGCCAGACCGATGGCAGGCAGATCGCCGACGTGCTGGGGATCGCCTACGGACCGCTGCAGACCGTGCGCCGCGCCGACGGCACCGATCTGCTCGAAGCGACCGCGATGAACGCGGCGCTGTTTCCGGCCACGCTGGGATACTGGCTGCGGACCTGGATGTCGCCGGTGATCAAGCCCGCGACAGCCAGGCTGGTGCGCAGCTTCTTTTCCAGCTACGTGACCGGCCGCGGGCCGGTGCCGGCAATACGCGTGGGCGACCAGCCTTACGGCATCCTCGTCACCAGCGATCTGTCGCGCTGGAAATACCCGGCTCGCGAGGGCGGCATTGCGGGTGTGCTGCTGTTCGACGAGCTGACGCCGTTCCTGGAAGACCTGCACGCGCTGCTGGCCCGCTTCGACAAGACCTGGCACGGCATCGCGGCCACGCTCCCGTTCGCGGGCAAGCCCGGCACCGATCCCTCCGAGGTGCTGATGCACCTGCTCGGGCTGCATCCCACCTCGGTCGAGTTCTACCAGCGCATCGGCTATAGCGACGAGTACCTGCGCAACCTGGACAGCTTCAGGGATCGCGGCCGCTACGCCAACGAGCTCGCCTCGCTGATCTACTCGATGCCGGCCAGTGCTCGCCTGTATCTCGAGAACCTGGGCTTTCCGCCGCAGATGAGCGATGTCAGCCGCATGAAGAGCCTGCACGTGCTGTGGCAGCACTACACCACTGCGCTGGATGCGCCCAACCTGGTCGACAGCAGGCCGCCATCGGAAAGCGCCCGGCTTGCGCTCAACTATGTCGACTGGCTGGCCAGGGCGGGCAGCTTCGACACCATCCTCAAGGAACAGTTCGACGGCGCCAGGCCGTCGTCGCTGCTCTACCTGATGCTGCGCAACGCCGTCCTGCTGCAACTTCATCATGGCGCCTACGACTGGTTGCGCGCGCGCGGCGATTTCGAGCCGGCGCTCGAACAGGCGGTGCGCGCCACGACGCTGCCCGGGATGCGCGCGGCGTCGCCTACGCTGTCGAAGCTGGAGGTCATGTCCGCCAGGGTGGGGGCGGTCCAGCCGGGCCACGCGCTGGCAGCGGCCTCGGTCGCCGATGCGATCTGGCGCGGCTATGAGGTGGCCGACGTCGAGGCTGGCTTCGTCGCCGAACAGAAGCAGGCCCTGGCGGTGCTTGCCGATGCCACCACCGCGGCGCTGGAGCGCGCCTTTGTCGAGCATCTCGACTGTTGCCAGTACCGGCTGGATGCGTGGGAAACCGGCCTGTTCACACAGCGGCTGGCGCAGCAGCGCCGCCTTGGCGCCGACGACCGCCGCACCGGCATCTATCTTGGCGCCTTTGGCTGGGTGGAGAGCGTCAAGCCGGCAACCAAGGTCTTCCTGGCGTCGGAATCGTTGCCAGAGTCGCTGCGTCCTGACGATGCGCGGCCAATCCTGGAGGAAGACGATGCCGTCGCGGTTCCCGGCGCGGCACCTGGATCAAAGCGCGGCGGCTTCATGCATGCGCCGTCGATCAACCACGCGGCGGCCGGCGCAGTGCTGCGCAACGCCTATCTGAGCCACGCCGATCCGGCCAGGGCGGAGATGTTCTCGGTCAACCTCTCGTCCGAGCGGGTGCGGCGCGCGGATTTCGTGCTGCAGGGCATGCGCAACGGGCAAGCGATCGAGGCGCTGCTGGGCTACCAGTTCGAGCGCGGGCTGCATGACCGCACTTCCGCCAGCGCGGCGCGCGGAGATGTGCCCGTGCTCGAACTCAACCAGTTCATTCTTCCTTACCGCCAGGCCTTTCCTTTCGAGGCGCGCGAAGTGGTGCAGGCCGGCACCGGCGATCCCAGCGACGCGCTGCCCGCCTACAGCGTGGTCAACGGCTTGCGCCTCGCCACGGCGGCGATGTCGGCCGCCGACGGCTATGGGTTGTCCGCCATCCTGCCCGCTGCGCAGCGGCCCGATGCGCAGCAGGGCGCGGCCGTCCTGGCCGAGCGCGATGCGTTACGCGACACGCTGGACGCGGTCAAGGACCTGCTGATGGCGGAGAACGCCTATCAGCTGGTGCAAGGCAATTTCGATCGGGTCGGGGCGGTCTCGCTGGCGCAGAAAGAAGCGCGGGTGCCGCCGGCGCTGCAGGTCATCGACACGCCGCGGGGGACGGAATTCACGTTTACCAACCGGCTGACCGTGCATTTCGATGATCTCGACCCAGCGACGGTGCAGGCCAATCCCTGGCCCGAGATGCCTATGACGCCGCGGGCGCGCGCCGAGACGGGCTTGAACCACTGGCTCGGCTCGATCCTGGCGCCGTCTCCGGCCAAGGTCCTGTGCGAAATAGCGCGCGAAGGCGGTGCCGACAGGCATGCCGTGAGCCTGGCGGATCTGGGCATCCAGCCCCTGGACTTCGTCTGCATAACCTCCATTGCGCCGGAAGGCACCGGCGGCGCGACCGAGCTGGAAACCCGGATCGCCTACCAGTACCGGCGCGCCCATGGCATTGACGACGACGAAGCGGTGCGCGTGGCGTTCAACCCACCAGTCGCATCAGGCGAGCGCACGTTCGCGCAGTTGTTCCCACTGGCGCGCCAGCTACGCGCGATGGTGGCAGAGAGCCGGGCGGCCAACGCTCGGGATTTCATGCCGGCCGCCGGCGGCAAGGCGACGGCGATTCCGGTGGACAAGGACAATCCGGACGGCTACGACACCGCCGACCTGCGCGCCCGCGTGCAGGGGGCCTTCGATATGCTCAAGACCCTGGCCGATGCCCTCGACGGTGCCGTTGCGCCCAGCGTGCAACTGGTGCTGCTGAACGATCCGGATGACCCCGCCGACGACGAGTCGTTTTCCGGCAAGCTTGGCGCCGCTTTCGACAAGCTGGAGGAAGCCGAACTGGAGTTCACCGACGACAAGGCGCTGACGGTCGCTTTCCTGGTTTCCGACGCCGAGACGCTTGCCGCGACCCTGCGCGCCGTCGCGGATTTCGGAGTCAGCGACGCGTTCCCGCCGCAGGCCGATCTCACTGCGGCCGCGGCGAGGTCGGAACTTCTGGCGCGCGCGCACCGCATCGCCCGGCGCCTGCGGCGAAGCGTCCAGAAAGACGGCGTGCTGGACCGTGCCGGCGAACTGATCGGCAAGGCCACGCCGGCAACACCGGTCGCCGAGCAGGTCCGGCTCTTGCTCGAGGCGGGCAAGCTGGTGTTCGGGGAAACCTTGCGGATCCTGCCGGCCTTCCATTGCTACAACGATGCCGACCTTGCGCTGGCGGACTCGGCGCGCGGGCAGCTTCTGGCGCACGCGGTCGCGGCAGTGCCGGGCGCGAGCGCCGGCGAGATCGTCGACGAGTGGCTGCAGGCGCTGGCGCGCGTGCGCCCCCAGGTGCATCGCTGGGAAGTCATCCGCGTGCTGGCAGAGGCGATGAACGATGTCGCGCTCGACATGCTGCCGGTACAGGTGCCCCATCGCAACCAGGATAGCTGGCTGGCGGTGGAGTTCCCGGAGAAGGATCCGCTCGACCCGTCCCGGGCTTTCGGGATTTCTCGCGATACCTTGTCGATCGCCGCGCACGGCGCCTCCGCGTTCAAGCCCGGCATGCGCCAACGGGCCATCCTGCTCGACGAATGGACCGAGGAGATTCCGATGGAGCAGGAGATCACCGGCATTTCGTTCCGCTTCAACCAGCCCAACGCGGCGCCGCCGCAGACTTTGTTGCTCGCGGTGACGCCGGAAGAAACCGGTTCATGGAGCTGGGACGCCTTGGCCGGCACGCTAGTCGATACGCTGGGCCGCGCCAAACGGCGCGCGGTGGAGCCGGCGCAGCTGGAGAAGCAGGGCCTGATATGGAATGCGTTCGCGCCGGCGTTGGTGTCGGAGTTCAGCACATTGATGGAGGCCGACGTATCACTCGACCTGATGCTGATGCTGGACTATATGCAACTGACCGAGTTCTACGCCGCGGGCACGCGGTGAGGGGAACCTATGCCAAACACCAGACTGACACTGTCGCAACTCACCGGCGCCGAGCGCTTCCGCTTGCCACGGGTAGTGGCGTTCAACCGGCTCGAATCGCGGCCGCGCACCCTCGATTTCACGCGCAGCCTGCGCGCGGAGGTGCGCGATCCGCTCTGGATGCTGACCCGCCAGTGGCAGTTCGGTGAGTTCCAGGGGGAGGATGCCGCCTCGCCCGTCACCTCCCGCATCGCCTACCGCCACCAGCCGATCGACCGGGTCGCGCTGGCCGATGGCGGGGCCGCGCCCTTCGATCCGCAAGCCATCGCGCTCGAAACCTATGTCGAGCGCGAGCCGATTCCGCTGGTCCTGCGGGAACTAGTCAGTGGGGAGGTCTACAGCGATACGGTGTTCGCCGTGCGATGGGGCAAGCAATTCCTGAAACGGCTGCGCGCGGCCGGCCTGGACGGCCACTACCCGCTGTATCTCGGCCGTTTTCCGCTGCGCGTGCTGCCGGTGGCCCCGCCACCGGGCGATCCCGCGCGCAAGGTCGAGGACACCGACGCCGAGCAGGTCCGCACCGCGTTGGCGGGGCAAATCGCGGATGGCGTTGCGATCGTGCGCGCCGTACAGGCAGGCACGCATGACGGCTGGCTCGACGGCGAACCCGGCGGCGACAAGGACCAGCTCAAGAGCATCGCGGCAGCGTTCGCGCAATCCTGCACCGCCGCCATCGGCCGCATGTTCGCGCAGCCGGAAGAGGCGGGCGGTGCCGCCTGGCTGCCCAATCATCTCGAATACCGCTTTGCGCTCGCCGGGCCGCCCGAGCCGGATGCGGCCGAGCCGGTGCTGCTGGCCGAGCAGTACCACGAGGGGCGACTGGACTGGTACTCGTTCGACCTGGTCGGCGGCCGCAAGCTGCCGCTCGAGGACGACCCCGCTCCGGCGGCGCCGCCGGAGGAAGTCGAATCCTTCCTGCCCGGCCCGGTCCGCTTCAAAGGCCAGCCGCGGCCGCGCTTCTGGGAGATGGAGGAGTCGCAGACCGATTTCGGCAAGATCGAGACCTCGGCGACCGGGCTGCTTCATCTGATGCTCGCCGAGTTTGGCCTGATCTATTCCAACGACTGGTTTATGCTGCCGCATCCGATGCCGGTCAATACGCTCTGCGAAATCCGCGGCATCGTGGTGGACGATACCTTCGGGCGGCACACCTATATCCGTCCGGCAGGCCGGGCACCGGAAACCGCCTGGCAGCGCTTCGCGCTGTTCCACCTCACCGAGCGCGACCGCCGCGACGCGGCCAGCCGCTTCTACCTGGTGCCCGCGGTCGGCCACGTCCTCGAAAGCCCGCCGATCGAGCGCGTCAATTTCATGCGCGATGAAATGGCTAACATGGCGTGGGGCGTTGAAAGCATCGTGCCTTCGCAGATGGGGACGGGGATGAGCGGCAATGACCAGTCGCGCGTCCGTGAGCCCGCCCCGGCCGCCGCGGCAAGCGAGGAAGCGAAGATTCGCTACCTTGCCGGCAGCACGTCCCCCAGGAACTGGATACCCTTCATCCCCGTGCATCTGGAGGACAGCGTGAGTGAAGTCCGCCTGCAGCGCGCCCGGATGGCGGGTGCCGCACCGCCCCGTGGCCGGTTGCTGCGCGAACCCGGCTCGCCGTACTTCATCGAGGAGGAAGAGATCCCGCGTGCCGGCATCTATGTCGAGCGGTCCTGGCAACGTGCGCGCTGGATCGGTGGGCGCACGCTCACCTGGGTCGGCCGGCGCAAGTCCGCCGGCCGCGGCGAGGGGTGGAGCGAACTCGTGTTTGACCGAATCATCGAGCGCACGACGCAGGATGCCTAGGACCCTGGCATGTTAAAGGCAACGCTGACCCAGTCTTTCCGCTCCGTCGCATCAGGAGAATCGCAGCAGCCAGCAAGGGCGCCGTTTTTTTTCGGAGCGAACGCAGTTTGCGGCCTGCCGCTCCCGCACCGTGCGCCGTAGCTACGGGAAGGCGCA includes the following:
- a CDS encoding hypothetical protein (K10362: MYO18; myosin XVIII); amino-acid sequence: MPEFNEQLEAIAVVRTNCRRHEDDLYTARIGLAGVRKQIRRAEQGQTSAQPDGDGDAAILRAQVAETQARLAATREAVRKTEAWLARLREQERLVAHLEQHIAAAGRRSASLREQLEASNRRAPPDKEEIAGLETELARIGHTGDNLRASLSAASDQLGRLRQQEDEHQVRLTAGRADMEAQRQSLAGAQGRLAELLQPAFADLETLKARERELQSAIAQASGSLGRCKAELGGLVGGLYTDPHPRKALARLDDGTPFLLFPVRIESIFVPTGRGTELWVRIYPDDIVVHTHEATLTDTEVAAGELYWVELVAAEHLRDERDRRRQAAWRHVVQLLGGSRAAWVARQTRPLDWSALAAGGATQNLVAFLLAAQADFFDGLLALPLPGAVRLALQQAVAEEDGDAFIRLVEAQKWGERVNEAVRTQIAAFPEHDLTKTDAWTRAPRTRVLPDRFVLLLYGSETGAPREVPGALVPDTLTLGPDPLDAKAAFKDPDGALTFGGEFDWMSDFDKAVEQGMAFRVPLSAEEASNGFARICVLGVMLSASAADGAAMLEELIANHQFSPKGFSLVAQGTPTNNTERDGSGYSDNDPYDDLAFFTEAGPPAFDPAHADPRKRQTDGRQIADVLGIAYGPLQTVRRADGTDLLEATAMNAALFPATLGYWLRTWMSPVIKPATARLVRSFFSSYVTGRGPVPAIRVGDQPYGILVTSDLSRWKYPAREGGIAGVLLFDELTPFLEDLHALLARFDKTWHGIAATLPFAGKPGTDPSEVLMHLLGLHPTSVEFYQRIGYSDEYLRNLDSFRDRGRYANELASLIYSMPASARLYLENLGFPPQMSDVSRMKSLHVLWQHYTTALDAPNLVDSRPPSESARLALNYVDWLARAGSFDTILKEQFDGARPSSLLYLMLRNAVLLQLHHGAYDWLRARGDFEPALEQAVRATTLPGMRAASPTLSKLEVMSARVGAVQPGHALAAASVADAIWRGYEVADVEAGFVAEQKQALAVLADATTAALERAFVEHLDCCQYRLDAWETGLFTQRLAQQRRLGADDRRTGIYLGAFGWVESVKPATKVFLASESLPESLRPDDARPILEEDDAVAVPGAAPGSKRGGFMHAPSINHAAAGAVLRNAYLSHADPARAEMFSVNLSSERVRRADFVLQGMRNGQAIEALLGYQFERGLHDRTSASAARGDVPVLELNQFILPYRQAFPFEAREVVQAGTGDPSDALPAYSVVNGLRLATAAMSAADGYGLSAILPAAQRPDAQQGAAVLAERDALRDTLDAVKDLLMAENAYQLVQGNFDRVGAVSLAQKEARVPPALQVIDTPRGTEFTFTNRLTVHFDDLDPATVQANPWPEMPMTPRARAETGLNHWLGSILAPSPAKVLCEIAREGGADRHAVSLADLGIQPLDFVCITSIAPEGTGGATELETRIAYQYRRAHGIDDDEAVRVAFNPPVASGERTFAQLFPLARQLRAMVAESRAANARDFMPAAGGKATAIPVDKDNPDGYDTADLRARVQGAFDMLKTLADALDGAVAPSVQLVLLNDPDDPADDESFSGKLGAAFDKLEEAELEFTDDKALTVAFLVSDAETLAATLRAVADFGVSDAFPPQADLTAAAARSELLARAHRIARRLRRSVQKDGVLDRAGELIGKATPATPVAEQVRLLLEAGKLVFGETLRILPAFHCYNDADLALADSARGQLLAHAVAAVPGASAGEIVDEWLQALARVRPQVHRWEVIRVLAEAMNDVALDMLPVQVPHRNQDSWLAVEFPEKDPLDPSRAFGISRDTLSIAAHGASAFKPGMRQRAILLDEWTEEIPMEQEITGISFRFNQPNAAPPQTLLLAVTPEETGSWSWDALAGTLVDTLGRAKRRAVEPAQLEKQGLIWNAFAPALVSEFSTLMEADVSLDLMLMLDYMQLTEFYAAGTR
- a CDS encoding hypothetical protein (K09626: PRSS22; protease, serine, 22 [EC:3.4.21.-]), which produces MPNTRLTLSQLTGAERFRLPRVVAFNRLESRPRTLDFTRSLRAEVRDPLWMLTRQWQFGEFQGEDAASPVTSRIAYRHQPIDRVALADGGAAPFDPQAIALETYVEREPIPLVLRELVSGEVYSDTVFAVRWGKQFLKRLRAAGLDGHYPLYLGRFPLRVLPVAPPPGDPARKVEDTDAEQVRTALAGQIADGVAIVRAVQAGTHDGWLDGEPGGDKDQLKSIAAAFAQSCTAAIGRMFAQPEEAGGAAWLPNHLEYRFALAGPPEPDAAEPVLLAEQYHEGRLDWYSFDLVGGRKLPLEDDPAPAAPPEEVESFLPGPVRFKGQPRPRFWEMEESQTDFGKIETSATGLLHLMLAEFGLIYSNDWFMLPHPMPVNTLCEIRGIVVDDTFGRHTYIRPAGRAPETAWQRFALFHLTERDRRDAASRFYLVPAVGHVLESPPIERVNFMRDEMANMAWGVESIVPSQMGTGMSGNDQSRVREPAPAAAASEEAKIRYLAGSTSPRNWIPFIPVHLEDSVSEVRLQRARMAGAAPPRGRLLREPGSPYFIEEEEIPRAGIYVERSWQRARWIGGRTLTWVGRRKSAGRGEGWSELVFDRIIERTTQDA